A portion of the Streptomyces coeruleoprunus genome contains these proteins:
- a CDS encoding ATP-binding cassette domain-containing protein, with protein MSVEMELRGIRVRYGPLEALHGVDLPVPAATPTVLLGRNGSGRTTVLRTLAGTVRPVSGRVLWRGADVTRTPAHERARRGLCLVPDLRAVYATLTVADNLELAAPHGDFAAALDAYPELRPLLARTAGTLSGGEQRMLALCRALLPPRGATGGGPARVVLVDEPALGMSPAVAARTYALLCGLCARGTAVVLAEQRLPPDLPPGTLVHELRRGTVAFSGEATELPTT; from the coding sequence GTGAGCGTCGAGATGGAGCTGCGCGGCATCCGCGTCCGCTACGGCCCGCTGGAGGCCCTGCACGGCGTCGACCTGCCCGTACCCGCGGCCACCCCGACCGTCCTCCTCGGCCGCAACGGCTCCGGGCGTACGACGGTGCTGCGCACCCTCGCCGGGACCGTACGGCCGGTGTCCGGCCGCGTCCTGTGGCGCGGCGCCGACGTGACGCGGACCCCCGCACACGAGCGGGCGCGCCGGGGCCTGTGCCTGGTGCCGGACCTGCGCGCGGTGTACGCCACGCTCACCGTCGCCGACAACCTCGAACTTGCCGCTCCTCACGGCGACTTCGCGGCCGCCCTCGACGCGTACCCGGAGCTGCGCCCGCTGCTGGCGCGCACGGCGGGCACGCTCTCCGGGGGCGAGCAGCGGATGCTGGCCCTGTGCCGGGCCCTGCTGCCACCGCGGGGCGCCACGGGCGGCGGGCCCGCGCGTGTCGTCCTGGTCGACGAACCCGCGCTCGGCATGTCGCCCGCCGTGGCGGCCCGCACGTACGCCCTGCTGTGCGGCCTGTGCGCCCGGGGCACCGCCGTCGTCCTGGCCGAACAGCGCCTCCCGCCGGACCTGCCGCCCGGGACCCTGGTCCACGAACTGCGGCGGGGCACGGTGGCGTTCAGCGGGGAGGCGACGGAACTGCCGACGACGTGA
- a CDS encoding ABC transporter permease subunit — protein sequence MTSLTYELLLAGLAVGSAAALTGVGLVVTYRATGVLNLAHGAVAMVCAYVLRQLVVEWGWPLGAAACVTLLLVAPGIGLLLDRVVFRPAARAGADPARTLVASIGVFVLLVGGAALLWGGGARADAPVLLGDDPWAQLAVAVVAACAVGAVTRWTRLGKELRAVVDNRALAALGGIDADRVAAVGWAFGSFTAGLTGVLLAPYVRLDPYGLPLLVVEVIAVAVAARMRSLPVAVATALAVGIGQAQLTRFHPEGWPGPLVQALGANLFVVALLVAALVLPGVGERDVLTRATTTGAPVPAGLWLSVALLFLLPLGFAGTDLRTSVQVPALAVILLSLVVVTGRGGQISLGQAAYAGLGALFTALLAAGRMPGLPRLPELAALPVAVVLVAPLGVLTGWPAIRRRGLALALATLAVGVGVSRFVLAQPYATAGLTVDRPAGFAQDRPYYVLELVVLAGALAAVAALRRGRTGRALAALRDHESGAAAAGVPVPSLKLLAFVAGAALAALGGGLLGMGQRAFDAAAFDPVRGLLWFAAVLVLGADSLLAPLMAAALLVGLDAGARGGAAAAVIGVLAALTARLPPLTSLLGRLERRARGTAGGGRTGGGRGGVRSSGVRGPGARSRGARRSGVPGRGLRGGGVRRFVAARFGVRRLAERPATKRPPHGAPTPALRPRPAEPAPSGATRPGTAPAGATPPEPHPPAPGAHPPEGGAPPPGPSALDDVPRTPAPPGRTAPPHPAPLPRLRAHAVTVRYAGFTALDRVDFLLPPGRVTALVGPNGAGKSTLFHCLAGTLRPGAGRVTLDGVDITRRPAYARTRLGIARTFQELAVFPSLTVEENIRVGAEQGRVRDDPDATERALRLLGLAGPVRDRPAAGLSTGALRRVELGRALAGRPHTLLLDEPAAGLDAAETAALARIVKALAADGMAVLVVEHDLDLVADIAHSVHVMEAGRIVRTMA from the coding sequence GTGACCTCCCTGACGTACGAACTCCTCCTCGCCGGGCTGGCCGTCGGCAGCGCCGCCGCGCTCACCGGCGTCGGACTCGTCGTCACCTACCGGGCGACCGGCGTGCTCAACCTGGCGCACGGCGCCGTGGCCATGGTCTGCGCGTACGTGCTGCGCCAGCTGGTCGTCGAGTGGGGCTGGCCGCTGGGCGCGGCCGCGTGCGTGACGCTGCTGCTGGTCGCGCCCGGGATCGGGCTGCTGCTCGACCGCGTGGTGTTCCGGCCGGCGGCGCGTGCGGGCGCCGACCCGGCGCGCACGCTGGTGGCGTCCATCGGGGTGTTCGTGCTGCTCGTGGGCGGTGCGGCGCTGCTGTGGGGCGGCGGGGCGCGGGCCGACGCGCCGGTGCTGCTGGGCGACGACCCGTGGGCGCAGCTGGCGGTGGCGGTGGTGGCGGCGTGCGCGGTGGGGGCGGTGACCCGGTGGACGCGGCTCGGCAAGGAGCTGCGGGCGGTCGTCGACAACCGGGCGCTGGCGGCGCTCGGCGGGATCGACGCGGACCGGGTGGCGGCCGTGGGCTGGGCGTTCGGGTCGTTCACCGCGGGCCTCACGGGCGTGCTGCTCGCCCCGTACGTACGGCTGGACCCGTACGGGCTGCCGCTGCTGGTCGTCGAGGTGATCGCGGTGGCCGTCGCGGCGCGGATGCGGAGCCTGCCCGTGGCGGTGGCGACCGCGCTGGCGGTGGGCATCGGGCAGGCCCAGCTGACGCGCTTTCACCCCGAGGGCTGGCCGGGCCCCCTGGTGCAGGCCCTCGGCGCGAACCTGTTCGTGGTGGCCCTGCTGGTCGCCGCGCTCGTGCTGCCGGGCGTGGGCGAGCGGGACGTGCTGACGCGGGCGACGACGACGGGCGCGCCCGTGCCGGCGGGCCTGTGGTTGTCGGTGGCGCTGCTGTTCCTGCTCCCGCTCGGCTTCGCGGGGACGGACCTGCGCACGTCGGTGCAGGTCCCGGCCCTGGCCGTGATCCTGCTGTCCCTCGTCGTGGTGACCGGGCGGGGCGGCCAGATCTCGCTGGGGCAGGCGGCGTACGCGGGCCTCGGCGCCCTGTTCACGGCGCTGCTCGCGGCCGGGCGGATGCCGGGCCTCCCCCGGCTGCCCGAACTGGCCGCCCTGCCGGTCGCGGTGGTGCTGGTGGCGCCCCTGGGGGTGCTGACCGGCTGGCCGGCGATCCGCCGCCGGGGGCTCGCCCTGGCGCTGGCGACGCTCGCGGTGGGCGTGGGCGTCAGCCGTTTCGTGCTGGCCCAGCCGTACGCGACGGCCGGACTCACCGTGGACCGCCCCGCCGGATTCGCCCAGGACCGCCCCTACTACGTGCTGGAACTGGTCGTCCTCGCGGGTGCGCTGGCCGCCGTGGCGGCGCTGCGCCGGGGCCGCACGGGCAGGGCGCTGGCGGCCCTGCGCGACCACGAGTCGGGCGCGGCTGCCGCCGGCGTGCCGGTGCCCTCGCTGAAACTGCTGGCGTTCGTGGCGGGCGCGGCACTGGCCGCGCTGGGCGGCGGCCTGCTCGGCATGGGCCAGCGCGCCTTCGACGCGGCGGCGTTCGACCCGGTACGGGGCCTGCTGTGGTTCGCCGCCGTCCTGGTCCTGGGCGCCGACAGCCTCCTGGCCCCCCTCATGGCGGCCGCACTCCTGGTGGGCCTGGACGCCGGCGCCCGGGGCGGCGCGGCAGCCGCGGTCATCGGCGTCCTGGCAGCCCTCACGGCCCGGCTGCCACCGCTGACGTCGCTGCTGGGCAGGCTGGAAAGGCGGGCGAGGGGGACGGCCGGTGGCGGGCGTACGGGTGGGGGGCGTGGGGGCGTGCGCAGTTCGGGCGTACGGGGTCCGGGGGCGAGGAGCCGAGGCGCACGCCGGTCGGGCGTACCGGGGCGCGGCCTACGGGGCGGTGGCGTACGGCGCTTCGTGGCAGCCCGCTTCGGTGTCCGGCGCCTGGCGGAGAGGCCCGCGACGAAGCGACCGCCGCACGGTGCGCCGACGCCGGCGCTCCGGCCGAGACCGGCCGAGCCGGCGCCGTCCGGCGCGACACGCCCCGGGACGGCTCCGGCCGGAGCGACACCGCCCGAGCCGCACCCGCCCGCGCCCGGCGCCCATCCCCCGGAGGGCGGGGCGCCACCACCGGGCCCGTCGGCGCTGGACGACGTACCCCGCACTCCCGCGCCGCCCGGGCGGACCGCACCGCCGCACCCCGCCCCGCTCCCCCGGCTCCGCGCGCACGCCGTCACCGTCCGGTACGCCGGGTTCACCGCGCTCGACCGGGTCGACTTCCTGCTGCCGCCCGGGCGCGTCACCGCGCTGGTCGGGCCCAACGGTGCCGGGAAGAGCACCCTGTTCCACTGCCTCGCCGGGACCCTGCGCCCCGGCGCCGGCCGCGTCACGCTCGACGGCGTCGACATCACGCGGCGCCCCGCGTACGCCCGTACCCGGCTCGGCATCGCCCGGACGTTCCAGGAACTCGCCGTCTTCCCCTCGCTGACCGTCGAGGAGAACATCCGCGTCGGCGCCGAACAGGGCAGGGTCCGCGACGACCCGGACGCCACCGAACGGGCCCTGCGGCTGCTGGGCCTCGCCGGGCCGGTGCGGGACCGCCCGGCCGCCGGGCTGTCGACGGGCGCCCTGCGCCGGGTGGAACTCGGCAGGGCGCTCGCGGGCCGGCCGCACACCCTGCTGCTCGACGAACCGGCCGCCGGCCTCGACGCGGCCGAGACCGCCGCGCTCGCCCGGATCGTCAAGGCGCTGGCCGCCGACGGCATGGCCGTGCTGGTCGTCGAGCACGACCTGGACCTCGTCGCGGACATCGCCCACAGCGTCCACGTCATGGAGGCGGGCCGGATCGTGAGGACCATGGCGTGA